Proteins from one Mycobacterium adipatum genomic window:
- a CDS encoding acyl-CoA synthetase has translation MSVDALWPAAQSPQDLAAIEQVPLERRGLPESTYGVVLRAARLWPDRTAITVLPDGTDYERHARRTFGELAADVTRTAKALRQCGIERRDAVLLISPNCDELITATLAAQAAGIAVPINGSLSGEHVTELARLSGARVLITAAPELDPAGVQHAADLAAAGLIDTVLLLRPTLAGDAPQPLPALPGVTVAYLSALAAEQDPRPLVGGQADSAQLAALFHTGGTTGTPKLAAHTHGNEVADAWMVALSADLDEDAVVFAALPLFHVNALIVTLLAPLLRGQPVVWAGPLGYRDMGLYQNFWRIVAHYRLAAMSAVPTVYAVLAHIPVNADISTLTSAVSGASALPDTVREDFRNATGVNLVEGYGLTEATCASARSFPDHPRPGSVGQRMPYQRLKVVEVGDDGSWQEVSTSRVGRLVINGPTVFPGYVTRRDDDGYVLDGRGALRDGWLDTGDLARVDDDGFVYLAGRSKDLIIRGGHNIDPAVIEDALLAHPDVTAAAAVARPDAHSGEVPVGFVTLRPGATVRGDELTAFAGERISERAATPKTVTIIDAIPVTDVGKPYKVALRATAAEHALTEALADEPGVVQIVGQVSAGLPTVVLTLGPGADRAAVERLVKSFSVNHEIRQS, from the coding sequence GTGAGCGTCGACGCGCTGTGGCCCGCCGCCCAGTCGCCGCAGGACCTCGCTGCGATCGAACAGGTTCCGCTGGAACGTCGCGGACTTCCAGAGTCCACCTACGGCGTCGTCCTGCGCGCCGCGCGACTGTGGCCGGATCGCACCGCGATCACCGTCCTGCCGGACGGAACCGACTACGAGAGACATGCGCGGAGGACGTTCGGTGAACTCGCCGCCGACGTGACACGGACGGCAAAGGCGTTACGGCAGTGCGGTATCGAGCGGCGCGATGCGGTCCTGCTCATCAGTCCCAATTGCGACGAGTTGATCACCGCCACGCTGGCGGCGCAGGCCGCCGGTATCGCGGTGCCGATCAACGGATCCTTGTCCGGCGAGCACGTCACCGAATTGGCCCGGCTCTCAGGTGCCCGGGTATTGATCACCGCGGCACCCGAACTCGACCCCGCCGGCGTGCAACACGCCGCGGACCTGGCCGCCGCGGGCCTGATAGACACCGTGCTGCTGCTCCGCCCGACGCTTGCGGGCGATGCGCCACAACCGCTTCCGGCCCTGCCGGGCGTCACGGTGGCCTATCTGTCGGCCCTGGCCGCCGAACAGGACCCGCGACCACTCGTTGGTGGGCAGGCGGATTCGGCACAGTTGGCCGCCTTGTTTCACACCGGCGGCACCACCGGCACGCCGAAGCTGGCCGCACACACCCACGGCAACGAGGTCGCCGACGCCTGGATGGTCGCGCTCAGCGCCGACCTCGACGAGGACGCCGTGGTCTTCGCCGCGCTGCCGCTGTTTCACGTCAACGCCCTGATCGTCACCCTGCTGGCCCCCCTGTTGCGCGGTCAGCCCGTCGTGTGGGCGGGGCCGCTGGGATACCGCGACATGGGCCTCTACCAGAACTTCTGGCGCATCGTGGCGCACTACCGACTGGCGGCGATGAGCGCCGTCCCGACGGTGTACGCGGTGTTGGCCCACATCCCCGTCAACGCCGACATCTCCACCCTCACGTCCGCGGTGTCGGGCGCCTCGGCCTTGCCCGACACCGTGCGCGAGGACTTCCGCAATGCCACCGGGGTGAACCTGGTCGAAGGGTACGGGCTCACCGAGGCGACCTGTGCCAGCGCGCGCAGTTTCCCCGATCACCCTCGGCCCGGTTCGGTCGGCCAGCGCATGCCCTATCAGCGGCTCAAGGTCGTCGAGGTCGGCGACGACGGTTCCTGGCAGGAGGTTTCGACCAGTCGGGTCGGCAGGCTGGTCATCAACGGACCGACCGTCTTCCCGGGGTACGTCACCCGGCGCGACGATGACGGCTACGTGCTCGACGGTCGTGGTGCCTTGCGCGACGGGTGGCTCGACACCGGCGACTTGGCCCGCGTCGATGACGACGGCTTCGTCTATCTGGCGGGACGCTCCAAAGACCTCATCATCCGTGGCGGGCACAACATCGACCCCGCGGTGATCGAGGACGCGTTGCTCGCTCATCCCGACGTCACCGCGGCCGCGGCAGTGGCGCGGCCCGACGCCCATTCCGGCGAAGTCCCGGTCGGATTCGTCACGCTGCGACCGGGCGCGACCGTGCGCGGTGACGAATTGACCGCGTTCGCCGGCGAGCGGATCAGCGAACGCGCCGCGACCCCCAAAACAGTCACCATCATCGACGCGATCCCGGTCACCGATGTGGGCAAGCCCTACAAGGTTGCGCTGCGCGCCACCGCCGCCGAGCATGCGCTGACCGAAGCCCTTGCCGACGAGCCTGGGGTGGTACAGATCGTGGGCCAGGTCAGTGCCGGGCTGCCCACCGTCGTGCTCACCCTCGGGCCGGGCGCCGATCGCGCCGCCGTGGAACGGTTGGTGAAGTCGTTCTCGGTGAACCATGAGATTCGACAGTCATGA
- a CDS encoding fumarylacetoacetate hydrolase family protein, translating into MTISVLRTKDAWWVQTPTGAARISTAATSTSELLADRAAIEDAAAAEGSVAVDELALCSPVTAPCRVIAQMTNFESHVRDSGMNPKTVPLTFFRKSSASISGPFDDIVRPAHVGLLDYEIEIGLIIGRDVPVGTAITDANLADVIAGLTVTNDVSARDIQLPQTQFYEAKSYPTFTPVGPALVLLDAAELARFGDLRLRLSVSGDERQNAVVEGDMLYRPLQALQSLTRFQDLSAGDLILTGTPAGTALTAPPKPIEMIGNLLPPAVKWKAFFSRQAKNPKYLGHGDVVEASIATDDGVLDLGTQRLTVRHA; encoded by the coding sequence GTGACCATTTCCGTCCTGCGCACCAAAGACGCCTGGTGGGTCCAGACGCCCACCGGCGCTGCCAGAATCTCCACAGCCGCCACCAGCACCAGCGAGCTGCTCGCTGACCGTGCAGCGATCGAGGACGCCGCGGCCGCTGAGGGTTCGGTCGCCGTCGACGAGTTGGCGCTGTGCTCGCCCGTCACGGCACCGTGCCGGGTGATCGCACAGATGACCAACTTCGAATCCCACGTCCGCGATTCCGGAATGAATCCGAAAACCGTTCCGCTGACCTTCTTCCGAAAGTCATCGGCCTCGATCAGCGGCCCGTTCGATGACATCGTGCGACCCGCACACGTGGGCCTGCTGGACTACGAGATCGAGATCGGCCTGATCATCGGGCGAGATGTTCCGGTGGGTACCGCGATCACCGACGCGAACCTCGCTGATGTCATCGCCGGACTGACGGTCACCAACGACGTCTCGGCCCGCGACATCCAGTTGCCGCAGACCCAGTTCTACGAGGCCAAGTCGTACCCCACCTTCACCCCGGTGGGGCCCGCGCTGGTGCTCCTGGACGCCGCCGAACTTGCCCGGTTCGGCGACCTGCGGCTACGGCTGAGCGTCAGCGGCGACGAACGCCAGAACGCGGTTGTCGAGGGTGACATGCTGTACCGCCCGCTGCAGGCCCTGCAGTCGTTGACCCGGTTCCAGGACCTGTCGGCCGGCGATCTCATCCTCACCGGAACCCCGGCGGGAACCGCATTGACCGCCCCGCCCAAGCCGATCGAGATGATCGGCAACCTGCTGCCACCCGCGGTCAAGTGGAAGGCGTTCTTCTCCCGGCAGGCCAAGAATCCGAAGTACCTGGGGCACGGCGACGTCGTCGAGGCCTCGATCGCCACCGACGACGGTGTCCTCGACCTGGGCACCCAGCGGCTGACGGTGCGGCACGCGTGA
- a CDS encoding VOC family protein, whose amino-acid sequence MARVVTPRQDGHKDLHSERGAERGEHSGRSQNPTIRVADIAWLEFTKPDLMRAEAFARAFGFGIALRDPQELHLRGTTAGPPCVILRRGPRTRFAGLALRAADEVDVLRLADKTGAPVLRLPEVIGGIGVQLTDPSGTPVKVVAGQHELPAQPEQQPQVINAGSGVARVNATVRPPRVPARVQRLGHVVLQSTIYVQTLNWYLDTFGMIVSDFLFFPGQRERGPAMSFIRCDRGSTPTDHHTLALALGPADRYIHSAYEVSDLDALAAGGEYLKERGYQRSWGIGRHIQGSQLFDYWRDPDGFLVEHFADGDVFDNTLEPGWAPFTASGLAQWGPPATKDFLDASPRAARHQVTSMLAALRGDNEFDLNRLVGLLKVAAS is encoded by the coding sequence ATGGCCCGAGTAGTGACACCGAGGCAGGACGGTCACAAGGATCTGCACAGTGAACGGGGTGCCGAGCGCGGCGAGCATTCCGGCCGCTCGCAGAACCCGACGATTCGCGTGGCGGATATTGCGTGGCTGGAGTTCACCAAACCCGACCTGATGCGGGCCGAGGCGTTTGCCCGCGCGTTCGGATTCGGGATTGCGCTCCGGGATCCGCAGGAATTGCACCTACGCGGGACAACGGCGGGTCCGCCGTGTGTGATCCTGCGGCGCGGCCCCCGCACGCGTTTCGCCGGACTGGCCTTGCGGGCCGCCGACGAGGTCGACGTGCTGCGCCTTGCCGACAAGACGGGTGCTCCGGTGCTCCGGCTTCCTGAAGTGATCGGAGGCATCGGTGTTCAGCTGACCGACCCCAGCGGTACGCCGGTCAAAGTCGTTGCCGGCCAGCATGAACTTCCCGCGCAACCAGAACAGCAACCGCAGGTGATCAACGCAGGCTCCGGTGTGGCCCGGGTCAATGCCACGGTGCGGCCGCCGCGGGTACCGGCGCGTGTCCAACGACTCGGCCACGTGGTGCTGCAGTCCACCATCTACGTCCAGACGCTGAACTGGTATCTGGACACCTTCGGAATGATCGTCAGCGACTTTCTGTTCTTTCCCGGTCAGCGTGAGCGCGGACCGGCCATGAGCTTCATCCGGTGTGACCGGGGGAGCACGCCGACCGACCACCACACCCTTGCGCTGGCGCTCGGCCCTGCCGACCGCTACATCCACTCTGCCTACGAGGTCAGCGACCTCGACGCACTGGCGGCAGGCGGAGAATATCTGAAAGAACGCGGATACCAACGATCCTGGGGAATCGGTCGGCACATCCAGGGCAGCCAGTTGTTCGACTACTGGCGCGACCCCGACGGGTTTCTGGTCGAGCATTTCGCCGACGGTGACGTGTTCGACAACACCCTCGAGCCGGGCTGGGCCCCGTTCACCGCGTCGGGACTGGCGCAGTGGGGGCCGCCGGCCACGAAGGATTTCCTCGACGCCAGCCCGCGCGCCGCACGACATCAAGTGACCTCGATGCTCGCCGCCCTGCGTGGCGACAACGAATTCGACCTCAACCGCCTCGTCGGCCTACTGAAAGTTGCTGCCTCGTGA
- a CDS encoding TetR/AcrR family transcriptional regulator: MDQPEHSGAASPDMPISRLERRKLRTRRALVHAAQGFIAQGKLGVPILEITQAADVGMGSFYNHFSTKDELFEAALTDALDDLGAVLDSFTGSISDPAEAFAANYRLSGRLFRLRPQEAALLLAHGDSLILSNRGLSPRALRDITAAVDQGRFKITDPELGLAIAGGMFVGLATLLRERPERDTEATVDSVTERLLTTLGMTPKQAKTLCHKPLPDISALRDWPNEWPAPLAHGAPAAHSE, encoded by the coding sequence ATGGATCAGCCTGAACACAGCGGCGCCGCGTCGCCGGACATGCCGATCAGCCGACTTGAGCGGCGCAAGTTGCGCACCCGTCGCGCCCTGGTGCACGCGGCCCAGGGCTTCATCGCCCAGGGCAAGCTGGGCGTGCCGATCTTGGAGATCACCCAAGCCGCCGATGTGGGCATGGGGTCCTTCTACAACCATTTCTCGACCAAGGACGAGTTGTTCGAGGCCGCCCTGACCGACGCACTCGACGATCTCGGGGCCGTCCTCGACAGTTTCACCGGCTCCATCTCCGACCCGGCCGAGGCCTTTGCCGCCAACTATCGCCTGAGCGGGCGACTGTTCCGCCTGCGCCCGCAAGAGGCGGCATTACTGCTCGCGCATGGCGATTCACTGATCCTGTCGAATCGCGGGTTGTCACCGCGAGCGCTGCGGGACATCACCGCGGCCGTCGACCAGGGACGGTTCAAGATCACCGACCCCGAGCTGGGACTGGCCATCGCCGGGGGCATGTTCGTCGGCCTGGCCACGCTACTGCGGGAGCGACCGGAACGTGACACCGAAGCCACGGTGGACTCGGTGACCGAACGTCTACTCACCACACTCGGCATGACACCCAAGCAGGCCAAGACACTGTGCCACAAGCCATTACCCGATATTTCGGCGCTGCGCGACTGGCCCAACGAGTGGCCGGCCCCGTTGGCACACGGCGCACCCGCCGCGCACTCCGAGTAA
- the glpR gene encoding gephyrin-like molybdotransferase receptor GlpR, translating into MPSIPQSLLWISLVVLWLFVLVPMLVSKRDNVRRTSDIALATRVLNSGRNARLRRPRAAAGHNSDPHWQPSAEYEGEFADDLDDERGEEPARRRAVVLAAAVEESAESPYLDVDVVDEDSGALPIGESFQRQADPQTEELTLDFGAAEAAAAEEDAEDVAAEDIAAEEPAAEADLTEDDLTDDDYEYVEDSSGLEAEADTEPELAASMASARRNRYESKTAQAVSARKYTFRKRVLMSMAVTLVLSAVLAAVLSPTLWWAVGTVTTVTVLYLGYLRRQTRIEEQVRRRRAQRMMRSRLGVENTEDGEFDVVPSRLRRPGAAVLDIDDEDPVFEHLEYARFARGYDLPRAAGQ; encoded by the coding sequence ATGCCAAGCATCCCCCAATCTCTGTTGTGGATCTCCCTCGTCGTGCTCTGGCTCTTTGTGCTGGTGCCGATGTTGGTGAGCAAACGGGACAATGTCCGGCGCACCAGCGATATCGCGTTGGCGACCCGCGTGCTCAACTCGGGGCGCAATGCTCGGTTGCGGCGTCCGCGCGCGGCTGCCGGGCACAACAGTGACCCGCACTGGCAGCCGTCCGCCGAATACGAAGGCGAGTTCGCCGACGATCTCGACGACGAACGCGGCGAAGAACCCGCGCGCCGCCGTGCGGTGGTGCTGGCCGCCGCCGTCGAGGAGTCGGCGGAGTCTCCCTACCTCGATGTCGACGTCGTCGACGAGGACTCCGGCGCGCTGCCCATCGGCGAGTCGTTCCAGCGGCAGGCCGACCCGCAGACCGAGGAGCTGACGCTGGACTTCGGCGCGGCCGAAGCGGCGGCGGCCGAAGAGGACGCCGAGGACGTAGCCGCAGAGGACATCGCCGCCGAGGAGCCGGCCGCCGAAGCAGATCTCACCGAGGACGACCTCACCGACGACGATTACGAATACGTCGAGGACTCATCGGGTCTGGAAGCCGAGGCCGACACTGAGCCCGAGTTGGCCGCGTCGATGGCCTCGGCGCGGCGCAACCGCTACGAGTCCAAGACCGCGCAGGCGGTGAGCGCACGCAAGTACACCTTCCGCAAGCGCGTGTTGATGTCGATGGCGGTGACGCTGGTGCTCTCCGCGGTGCTCGCCGCCGTGTTGTCGCCGACGCTGTGGTGGGCGGTCGGCACGGTCACCACGGTGACCGTGCTCTACCTGGGCTACCTGCGGCGCCAGACCCGCATCGAGGAGCAGGTGCGGCGCCGGCGCGCGCAGCGGATGATGCGGTCCCGGCTGGGGGTGGAGAACACCGAGGATGGAGAGTTCGACGTCGTGCCGTCGCGGTTGCGCCGCCCGGGTGCGGCCGTGCTGGACATCGACGATGAGGACCCGGTGTTCGAGCATCTGGAGTACGCCCGGTTCGCCCGGGGCTACGACCTGCCGCGGGCGGCGGGGCAGTAG
- a CDS encoding GNAT family N-acetyltransferase, with protein sequence MNRWRTNPAHPGWPVPVGPIRVPAGVVGLRPVRLRDGAQWSRLRLADREHLEPWEPSSEVSWEMRHALSSWPAVCSGLRGEARRGRMLPFVIELDGQFAGQITIGNVTHGALRSAWIGYWVARQYTGGGVATGALALGLDHAFGPVMLHRVEATVRPENLASRAVLARAGLREEGLLKRYLDVDGGWRDHLLVAMTVEETDGSVAAKLVRSGRASWT encoded by the coding sequence GTGAACCGCTGGCGTACCAACCCCGCGCATCCGGGGTGGCCGGTGCCGGTCGGGCCGATCCGGGTGCCTGCGGGCGTCGTCGGGCTACGACCGGTGCGGCTGCGCGACGGCGCGCAGTGGAGCAGATTGCGGCTGGCCGACCGCGAACATCTGGAGCCGTGGGAGCCCAGCTCGGAGGTGAGTTGGGAAATGCGCCATGCGCTTTCGTCATGGCCCGCGGTGTGTTCGGGTCTGCGGGGGGAGGCGCGCCGGGGCCGGATGCTGCCCTTCGTCATCGAACTGGACGGGCAGTTCGCCGGCCAGATCACCATCGGCAATGTCACCCACGGCGCGTTGCGTTCGGCCTGGATCGGCTACTGGGTGGCCCGGCAGTACACCGGCGGCGGGGTGGCGACCGGGGCGCTGGCACTGGGCCTCGACCACGCGTTCGGGCCGGTGATGCTGCATCGGGTTGAGGCCACGGTGCGGCCCGAGAACCTGGCCAGCCGGGCGGTGCTGGCCAGAGCGGGTCTGCGCGAGGAAGGCCTGCTCAAGCGGTACCTGGACGTCGACGGCGGGTGGCGCGACCACCTGTTGGTCGCGATGACCGTCGAGGAGACGGACGGTTCGGTGGCCGCGAAGTTGGTGCGGTCGGGGCGGGCCAGCTGGACCTGA
- the glp gene encoding gephyrin-like molybdotransferase Glp — translation MRSVEEQQARVAAAAVAPRPVRVAIAESQGLMCAEEVVTERPLPGFDQAAIDGYAVRSVDVLSVGGTDDDGLNREVSLPVVGEIEAGARTPSRLQPRQAARVQTGAPMPTLADAVLPLRWTDGGQSRVRVLRGVRSGAYVRRTGDDVQPGDVAVRAGTIIGAAQVGLLAAVGRDKVMVHPRPRMTVLSVGGELVDVSRTPGNGQVYDVNSYALAAAGRDAGAEVNRVGIVDTDPAKLREVVEGQISRSEVVVIAGAVGGAAAEAVRAVLSELGEMEVVRIAMHPGSVQGFGQLGRDGVPVFLLPANPVSALVVFEVMVRPLIRMSLGKRQPMRRVIQARTLAPITSVAGRKGYLRGQLMRDQDTGEYLVQALGGAPGASSHLLATLAEANCLVIVPSEAEQIRTGEVVDVAFLAQRG, via the coding sequence GTGCGGTCGGTTGAGGAGCAGCAGGCTCGAGTAGCGGCCGCCGCGGTGGCTCCCCGGCCGGTGCGGGTGGCGATCGCCGAATCCCAGGGTCTGATGTGCGCCGAAGAGGTGGTGACCGAACGGCCGCTGCCCGGGTTCGACCAGGCGGCGATCGACGGCTACGCGGTGCGCAGCGTGGACGTGCTCTCGGTGGGCGGCACCGATGACGATGGTCTCAACCGTGAGGTGAGCCTGCCGGTTGTCGGCGAGATCGAGGCGGGCGCGCGGACACCCAGCCGCTTGCAGCCGCGCCAGGCGGCCCGGGTGCAGACCGGTGCGCCGATGCCGACCCTCGCCGATGCCGTCCTGCCGCTGCGCTGGACCGACGGCGGTCAGTCCCGTGTCCGGGTGCTGCGCGGTGTGCGCTCCGGTGCCTATGTGCGGCGCACCGGCGACGATGTGCAGCCCGGCGACGTGGCCGTGCGGGCCGGCACGATCATCGGCGCCGCGCAGGTGGGTCTGCTCGCGGCGGTGGGCCGCGACAAGGTGATGGTGCACCCGCGGCCGCGGATGACGGTGCTCTCGGTGGGCGGCGAACTCGTCGACGTGTCGCGCACCCCGGGCAACGGCCAGGTCTATGACGTGAACTCCTACGCGCTGGCCGCGGCCGGACGCGATGCGGGTGCCGAGGTGAACCGCGTCGGCATCGTCGATACCGATCCCGCGAAACTCCGCGAAGTCGTCGAGGGGCAGATCAGCCGCTCGGAAGTGGTGGTGATCGCCGGTGCGGTCGGGGGTGCGGCGGCCGAAGCCGTGCGCGCGGTGCTTTCCGAACTCGGTGAGATGGAAGTGGTGCGGATCGCCATGCACCCCGGATCGGTGCAGGGTTTCGGGCAACTCGGTCGCGACGGTGTCCCGGTGTTTCTGCTGCCGGCCAACCCGGTCAGCGCGCTGGTGGTGTTCGAGGTGATGGTTCGTCCGCTCATCCGGATGTCGCTGGGGAAGCGTCAGCCGATGCGGCGGGTGATCCAGGCGCGCACGCTGGCCCCGATCACCTCGGTGGCGGGCCGCAAGGGTTATCTGCGCGGGCAGCTCATGCGCGACCAGGACACCGGGGAGTATCTGGTGCAGGCGCTCGGCGGCGCGCCCGGGGCGTCCTCGCATTTGTTGGCCACCCTGGCCGAGGCGAACTGCCTCGTCATCGTGCCCAGCGAGGCCGAGCAGATCCGTACCGGCGAGGTCGTGGACGTCGCCTTCCTCGCGCAACGCGGCTGA
- a CDS encoding UTP--glucose-1-phosphate uridylyltransferase, whose product MAQAQVPIPRTAVVPAAGLGTRFLPATKTVPKELLPVVDTPGIELVAAEAAEAGGERLIIVTSEGKDGVVAHFVEDLLLEGTLEARGKHVMLEKVRRAPALIKVESVVQAEPLGLGHAVGCVESRLLPDEDAIAVLLPDDLVLPTGVLETMSKVRAKRGGSVLCAIEVPGDEISAYGVFDVEVVPDAANPNVLKVKGMVEKPKAEDAPSHFAAAGRYVLDRAIFDALRRVDKGVGGEIQLTDAIALLIDEGHPVHVVVHRGSRHDLGNPGGYLKAAVDFALERDDYGPELRRWLVERLGLAEG is encoded by the coding sequence ATGGCACAGGCACAGGTACCCATCCCGCGGACCGCGGTGGTTCCCGCGGCGGGTCTGGGAACGCGTTTTCTCCCGGCGACCAAGACGGTCCCGAAGGAACTGCTGCCCGTGGTGGATACGCCGGGAATCGAGTTGGTGGCCGCCGAGGCGGCGGAGGCCGGCGGCGAGCGGCTGATCATCGTGACCTCGGAGGGCAAGGACGGCGTCGTCGCCCACTTCGTCGAGGATCTGCTGCTCGAAGGCACCCTGGAAGCTCGCGGCAAGCACGTCATGTTGGAGAAGGTGCGCCGTGCGCCCGCCCTGATCAAGGTCGAATCGGTGGTGCAGGCCGAGCCGCTCGGGCTCGGGCATGCGGTGGGGTGCGTGGAGTCCAGGCTGCTGCCCGACGAAGATGCCATCGCGGTGCTGCTGCCCGACGATCTGGTGCTGCCGACCGGCGTGCTGGAGACCATGTCCAAGGTGCGTGCCAAGCGCGGTGGCTCGGTGCTGTGCGCCATCGAGGTTCCCGGCGACGAGATCAGCGCCTACGGCGTCTTCGATGTCGAAGTCGTGCCGGATGCGGCGAACCCGAACGTGCTCAAGGTCAAGGGCATGGTGGAAAAGCCCAAGGCCGAGGATGCGCCGTCGCACTTCGCCGCGGCCGGGCGCTATGTGCTCGACCGGGCCATCTTCGATGCCCTGCGCCGGGTCGACAAGGGCGTCGGTGGCGAGATCCAGCTCACCGATGCCATTGCTCTGCTGATCGACGAGGGCCATCCCGTGCACGTGGTGGTGCACCGCGGCTCCCGACACGACTTGGGAAATCCCGGCGGCTACCTCAAGGCTGCGGTTGACTTTGCGCTAGAACGCGACGACTACGGACCGGAACTACGGCGCTGGTTGGTCGAGCGATTGGGCCTTGCCGAAGGTTGA